One part of the Vidua chalybeata isolate OUT-0048 chromosome 11, bVidCha1 merged haplotype, whole genome shotgun sequence genome encodes these proteins:
- the TANGO6 gene encoding transport and Golgi organization protein 6 homolog has translation MAALADGGPDMAGGAGPRPEPGRVVEALELLLGPPSDGDSAAEPGPEPSLCPETLRRNAAALEERLSRAAGWAALRELRAAVLSRAPALAAGAAGAEPGWAAACGLLALLLCLKERLAALAAGPATPAAAPGAPPPPGADTLSVGQERAVRRALRAAVGLGLLPHLPPGLGPGPGLGPPPGTRGPRLFAAVAALVELARLPALGAPLLARHLRLLLCGLCGLGHGPAALCQGVSEAERAQCREALRDILDRVYQPLAVQELLVLQGQPKQRCPSSGAAPAWLRRLCGHLLSERLLRPGGVQAVVRGVLEGTDGGAGAEAAALDWRKCDAVGKILAACPQQCLSLEDYYRQVCPQILDLLHIQDKVAARQFQRVATTTLLTMAREQPQLAERHLLQPLLAPLRRCSEAAVLALEDLTAGAVLVPEAELGSCVEDVLKVYVVGNDSSSLLLGSLQSVLGVVFSLYSFAKQNVSYLRSPCQDILLWFLEKAEREQSLAVLEGLAGLSSHVPTLHPQCQLRVGSEGGAAIVAEETISDEDEALYQKISLEQCHVESLVELLSHCQKSGLAGDFFIHCLKELTQVAAEDEAAPNPAVEPGGSLLELEQYQARQGRKLLVLQLVAALCEGVSDTVFTDIVQVQEFLAAVLQRACAHPAQGPGAAAEAQTLAMAMGLVAAVLGGAVQLKSSDFAVLKRLVPLLEELSRTYPEPLTQELASDLRIAICTHGACSPGTLGAAADGVLGRKPGTAARSPAGRAPSPPAPRHGHGSPSAHRERSKEQSTRREPSASPAPRADSPAPAGLQELLVSAYDPQPPSRAAALRRLASLVTQRDPEAIRLQEKLLQVFLENVQHEDAFVYLSAIQGIALLSSEYPERILPVLLAQYECPAQGTEDTMAAVTRMKLGEVLMRVTRALGDMVFQHREPLIRAFLRGARDPDSALRASSLSNLGELCQHLGFQLGSIIQEVTCCVTAIARTDPEAEVRRAAVHVVVLLLRGLSEKVTEVLRDVLRDLYRLLKHVAAAERDAATVLHAQLALEELDTAMRRVLFPPQTLEKKIVVLP, from the exons ATGGCGGCGCTCGCTGACGGCGGTCCCGACAtggcgggcggcgcggggccgcgcccggAGCCAGGCCGTGTGGTGGAggcgctggagctgctgctggggccgCCCAGTGATGGCGACAGCGCTGCCGAGCCCGGCCCGGAGCCCTCCCTGTGCCCGGAGACGCTGCGCAGGAACGCGGCGGCGCTGGAGGAGCGGCTGTCACGGGCAGCGGGCTGGGCCGCGCTGCGCGAGCTCCGGGCGGCCGTGCTGTCCCGGGCGCCCGCGCTggcggccggggcggcgggcgcggagccggGCTGGGCGGCGGCCTGCGGgctgctggcgctgctgctgtgcctcaaGGAGCGCCTGGCCGCGCTcgccgccggccccgccacccccgccgccgcccccggggcgccgccgccgcccggcgccGACACGCTGAGCGTGGGGCAGGAGCGGGCGGTgcggcgggcgctgcgggccgccgtggggctggggctgctgccgcACCTGCCGCCGGGGCTCGGGCCGGGCCCAGGGCTCGGGCCGCCGCCCGGCACCCGCGGGCCCCGGCTGTTCGCCGCCGTGGCCGCGCTGGTCGAGCTGGCCCGGCTGCCGGCCCTGGGCGCCCCGCTGCTCGCCCGGCACCTCCGTCTGCTCCTCTGCGGGCTCTGCGGGCTGGGAcacggccccgccgccctcTGCCAG GGTGTTTCGGAAGCGGAGCGAGCGCAGTGCCGGGAAGCCCTGAGGGACATCCTGGACCGTGTTTACCAGCCGCTGGCGGTGCAGGAGCTGCTcgtcctgcagggacagcccaagCAG AGGTGTCCGAGCTCCGGGGCAGCTCCGGCCTGGCTGCGGCGGCTGTGCGGGCACCTGCTCTCCGAGAGGCTGCTGAGGCCTGGCGGGGTGCAGGCCGTGGTTCGGGGGGTCTTGGAGGGCACAGACG GTGGTGCTggtgctgaagcagcagctctggactGGAGGAAATGCGATGCAGTTGGGAAGATCCTGgctgcctgcccacagcagtgccTGTCCCTCGAGGACTACTACAGacaggtgtgcccccag aTTCTGGACTTGCTGCACATCCAGGACAAAGTGGCAGCGCGGCAGTTCCAGCGTGTGGCCACCACCACGCTGCTCACCATGGccagggagcagccacagctggcagagaggcacctgctccagcccctgctggcACCGCTCCGACGCTGCTCCGAGGCCGCAG TGCTGGCACTGGAGGATTTGACAGCAGGGGCCGTGCTGGtgccagaggcagagctgggcagctgtGTGGAAGATGTGCTCAAG GTGTATGTGGTTGGGAATGACAGCTCGAGCCTGCTGCTGGGATCCTTACAGTCAGTCCTGGGAGTGGTGTTTTCCCTCTATTCCTTCGCCAAGCAGAATGTGTCATACTTACG CTCCCCGTGCCAGGACATCCTGCTGTGGTTCCTGGAGAAGGCAGAGCGGGAGCagtccctggctgtgctggaaggcctggcagggctgagcagccacGTGCCCACCCTACACCCACAGTGCCAGCTCCGTGTGGGCAGCGAGGGCGGTGCTGCCATCGTCGCGGAGGAAACCATCAG CGATGAAGATGAGGCCCTGTACCAGAAGATCTCCTTGGAGCAGTGCCATGTGGAGAGCCTGGTGGAGCTCCTGTCCCACTGCCAGAAGAGTGGTCTGGCTGGAGACTTCTTCATCCACTGCCTGAAG GAGCTGACTCAGGTGGCTGCGGAGGACGAGGCGGCTCCAAACCCAGCTGTGGAGCCTGGAGGGAgtttgctggagctggagcagtaCCAGGCCAGGCAGGGGAGGAAGCTGCTGGTCCTGCAGCTGGTGGCCGCGCTGTGCGAGGGCGTCTCTGACACCGTGTTCACTGACATTGTGCAG GTGCAGGAGTTCCTGGCGGCCGTGCTGCAGCGGGCCTGCGCCCACCCTGCGCAGGGCCCCGGCGCGGCGGCCGAGGCGCAGACCCTCGCCATGGCCATGGGGCTGGTGGCCGCCGTGCTCGGCGGGGCCGTCCAG CTCAAGTCCAGCGATTTTGCGGTGCTGAAGCGGCTGGTGCCGTTGCTGGAGGAGCTGTCCCGCACCTACCCCGAGCCCCTCACCCAGGAGCTGGCCTCGGACCTGCGCATCGCCATCTGCACCCACGGCGCCTGTTCCCCCGGCACGCTGGGCGCCGCCGCCGACGGCGTGCTGGGCAGGAAGCCGGGCACGGCGGCACGGagccctgctggcagagcccccagccccccggcGCCGCGGCACGGGCACGGCAGCCCCTCGGCTCACAGGGAGAGGAGCAAGGAGCAGAGCACGCGCCGGGAGCCCAGCGCCTCTCCAGCCCCACGTGCCGacagcccggccccggctgggctccaggagctgctggtgtcAGCCTAcgacccccagccccccagccGGGCGGCTGCCCTGCGCCGCCTCGCCAGCCTGGTCACCCAGAGGGATCCAGAGGCAATTCGGCttcaggagaagctgctgcag gtGTTCCTGGAGAATGTGCAGCACGAGGACGCCTTTGTCTACCTCTCAGCCATCCAAG GCATTGCCCTGCTCTCCAGTGAGTATCCAGAGCGGATTCTGCCCGTCCTGCTGGCACAGTAcgagtgcccagcacagggcacagaggaCACCATGGCCGCTGTCACCAGGATGAAGCTGGGCGAGGTGCTGATGCGTGTCACCCGGGCGCTGG GGGACATGGTGTTCCAGCACCGCGAGCCGCTGATCCGGGCCTTCCTGCGGGGCGCCCGGGATCCCGACAGTGCCCTGAGGGCCAGCAGCCTCTCCAACCTGGGCgagctctgccagcacctggGCTTCCAGCTGGGCTCCATCATCCAGGAG gtcACCTGCTGTGTGACGGCCATAGCCCGGACGGACCCCGAGGCTGAAGTGCGAAGGGCCGCTGTGCAcgtggtggtgctgctgctgcggggGCTGAGTGAGAAGGTCACTGAG GTGCTGCGGGACGTGCTGCGGGACCTGTACCGCCTGCTGAAGCACGTGGCCGCGGCCGAGCGCGACGCCGCGACGGTGCTGCACGCACAGCTGGCGCTGGAGGAGCTGGACACGGCCATGAGGAGGGTCCTGTTCCCCCCGCAGACACTGGAGAAGAAGATCGTGGTGCTGCCATAG